The following are from one region of the Silurus meridionalis isolate SWU-2019-XX chromosome 25, ASM1480568v1, whole genome shotgun sequence genome:
- the ciz1a gene encoding cdkn1a interacting zinc finger protein 1a isoform X1 has product MFNPHHHQQQQQQQQFHQHLRQLQQLFQQQTPPPPPPPPPPPQPPPSHHIPHHHGGGRPMTVPGTAPPARMVNLCSATQTIIAPNPMLQGALLMQQMQGGMRSFAMGGQQFQQFFAAGSRSSILGPVPLGVAIKTPHMGFPPRHFNPHTRYFNNDFHSRQLDRKRENEHRPAICPDSQPGASSSRDETTAVAEVSSQPSTQQLDEPTAKKQRTEGPNDLLETETSPSTEYERAAEDPDTAECILEEDGTVAEAAEALEQSRAAEQGEGPKSPLKEADQQSTSSQSEPAGSVTVTDGKDETTRSSDGAKDATGGETANKFYCYICNITCHNQQNFQSHMNGLAHQQRMMEIQHMSNACLVTLLPRVQESLQGPRKDGEKRPGLQRWCPTCKIHFTVNVMDHRKTREHKICSRSSSPSCTVCKQHFRTSREFIEHMQSTEHKQHMEEVLKETGKGNLEDLGLEVCTVGPDEEGMESDEEEKMEEENGQQEGLPVQMEVTLEDITEEEEFDSDTVYGSNFVIPVAGFLCRLCNEFYHYEASARRSHCKTHQHFENLKRYKALKIQEASALQASESVCTSSDLQTKDTGSPSGSSLSDPAISNSRLESTEAAADQENTTTTTSTSKENNNSGSSSSSTPPSPNQQPASGSPAQPRDTEEDAVTEEPEDEDVPTSVPEEKTSRGRGRTPARKRGRGGRRR; this is encoded by the exons ATGTTCAACCCTCACCatcaccagcagcagcagcagcagcagcagtttcATCAGCACCTGCGTCAGCTCCAGCAGCTGTTCCAGCAGCAGACcccaccacctcctccacctcctcctccaccaccccAGCCTCCACCATCACATCATATCCCCCATCACCACGGGGGAGGCCG ACCAATGACCGTCCCGGGCACTGCGCCTCCTGCTCGCATGGTCAACCTGTGCTCTGCCACTCAAACCATCATCGCCCCTAATCCCATGCTGCAAGGCGCATTACTGATGCAGCAGATGCAAG GGGGCATGCGGAGCTTTGCCATGGGTGGACAGCAGTTCCAACAGTTTTTTGCTGCAGGCTCAAGATCTTCTATTTTGGGTCCCGTTCCACTAGGAGTTGCTATTAAGACTCCACATATGGGATTTCCTCCACGACATTTCAATCCTCATACTCGCTATTTCAACAAC GACTTTCATTCAAGGCAGCTGGACAGGAAGCGGGAGAACGAACACAGACCTGCAATTTGCCCTGACAGCCAGCCTGGGGCAAGCAGCAGCCGGG ATGAAACCACAGCAGTGGCAGAAGTCAGCAGCCAGCCGTCCACGCAGCAGCTGGATGAGCCAActgcaaagaaacaaagaacTGAAGG GCCGAACGATCTACTTGAGACTGAAACCTCTCCCAGTACCGAGTATGAACGCGCTGCTGAAGATCCTGACACTGCAG AATGCATACTGGAAGAAGACGGGACCGTGGCCGAGGCAGCCGAGGCACTGGAGCAAAGCCGGGCAGCTGAG CAGGGTGAAGGCCCCAAGTCCCCACTCAAAGAAGCAGATCAGCAGAGCACCTCAAGCCAGTCCGAGCCTGCAGGTTCAGTGACTGTCACTGACGGTAAAGACGAAACAACCAGGAGCAGTGATGGGGCTAAAGATGCAACAGGGGGAGAAACTGCTAACAAATTCTATTgctatatttgtaatattaccTGCCACAACCAACAA aaTTTCCAGAGCCATATGAACGGACTGGCACACCAGCAGAGGATGATGGAAATTCAGCACATGAGCAACGCCTGCCTTGTCACACTGCTGCCTCGTGTACAGGAGTCTCTGCAGGGACCACGTAAAGACGG AGAGAAAAGACCAGGCCTGCAGAGGTGGTGTCCCACCTGCAAAATCCACTTCACTGTTAATGTCATGGATCATCGTAAGACAAGGGAGCACAAG ATTTGTAGCCGTTCTTCAAGCCCCAGCTGCACTGTCTGTAAGCAGCATTTCAGAACATCGAGAGAGTTCATCGAACACATGCAGTCCACCGAGcacaaacagcacatggaggAG GTATTGAAAGAGACCGGGAAAGGGAACCTGGAAGATTTGGGTTTGGAGGTATGCACAGTTGGCCCTGATGAAGAAGGCATGGAAAGTGATGAGGAAGAGAAGATGGAAGAAGAAAACGGACAG CAGGAAGGATTGCCTGTACAGATGGAGGTCACATTGGAAGATATAACGGAGGAGGAAGAGTTTGACTCCGACACAGTATATG GTTCCAACTTTGTAATTCCCGTGGCCGGGTTTCTGTGCCGACTGTGTAACGAGTTCTATCACTACGAGGCATCGGCACGGCGCTCTCACTGCAAAACACACCAACACTTTGAGAATCTAAAG AGATACAAGGCATTAAAGATTCAGGAAGCCTCAGCTTTACAGGCCTCAGAGTCCGTTTGCACCTCGTCGGACCTTCAAACCAAGGACACGGGGTCTCCTAGTGGTTCCTCTTTAAGTGACCCTGCCATCAGCAACAGTAGACTCGAGTCCACTGAAGCAGCTGCTGATCAGGAaaacaccactaccaccaccagcaccagcaaagaaaacaacaacagtggcagtagcagcagcagcacaccTCCTTCCCCTAACCAGCAACCCGCTTCTGGGTCTCCCGCCCAGCCCAGAGACACGGAGGAAGACGCGGTCACAGAAGAACCCGAAGATGAGGACGTTCCCACCAGTGTCCCTGAAGAGAAGACGAGCAGAGGGCGGGGTAGGACGCCTGCCAGGAAAAGAGGGAGGGGAGGAAGACGACGCTGA
- the surf4 gene encoding LOW QUALITY PROTEIN: surfeit locus protein 4 (The sequence of the model RefSeq protein was modified relative to this genomic sequence to represent the inferred CDS: inserted 1 base in 1 codon) has translation MGQEDIMSTAEDVADQFLRMTKHYLPHLARLCLISTFLEDGIRMWFQWYEQRDYIEATWSCGYFLATCFVLLNLLGQLGGCVLVLSRNFVQYACFGLFGIIALQTVAYSILWDLKFLMRNMALGGGLLLLLAESRSEGKSMFAGVPTMGESXPKQYMQLGGRVLLVLMFMTLLHFDSNFFSILQNMVGTALIILVAIGFKTKLAALTLVVWLMAINVYFNAFWTVPTYKPMHDFLKYDFFQTTSVVGGLLLVVALGPGGVSMDEKKKEW, from the exons ATGGGTCAGGAGGATATCATGAGCACGGCGGAGGACGTGGCGGATCAG tTCCTCAGAATGACGAAACACTACCTGCCTCACCTGGCACGACTGTGTCTCATTAGCACCTTCCTGGAGGACGGCATCCGCATGTGGTTCCAGTGGTACGAACAGAGAGACTACATCGAGGCTACCTGGAGTTGTGGCTACTTCCTGGCCACGTGCTTTGTGCTGCTTAACCTTTTAGGACAGCTGG gtGGCTGTGTCCTTGTTCTCAGTAGAAATTTTGTACAATATGCTTGCTTCGGATTATTTGGCATTATTGCGCTACAG ACTGTTGCCTACAGTATACTATGGGATCTAAAGTTTTTGATGAG gaaTATGGCCCTGGGTGGTGGGCTGCTGCTACTCTTGGCTGAGTCACGCTCCGAGGGTAAGAGCATGTTTGCCGGCGTGCCTACGATGGGCGAGA TCCCAAAGCAGTACATGCAGCTGGGTGGCCGCGTCCTCCTCGTTCTCATGTTCATGACCCTGCTGCACTTCGACTCCAACTTCTTCTCG ATCCTCCAAAACATGGTGGGCACAGCCCTCATCATTCTGGTAGCCATCGGCTTTAAGACCAAGCTTGCGGCTCTCACTTTGGTGGTGTGGCTCATGGCCATCAACGTCTACTTCAACGCCTTCTGGACGGTGCCTACCTACAAACCCATGCACGACTTCCTCAAGTACGATTTCTTCCAGACCACGTCGGTTGTCGGCGGCCTGCTGCTAGTAGTGGCTCTCGGTCCGGGGGGCGTGTCCATGgatgagaagaaaaaggagTGGTAA
- the LOC124378783 gene encoding uncharacterized protein LOC124378783, producing the protein MANTVVKFTWCSCRNYKIQSKDTHEKCLICLGIQHAKEAVLEYGKCPHCAKMDWSTCIKRLTKVQEVIHQEAQQRKNEASQNRNQSKLEPVASSATAKSVKVMCATPNVSEAETAASAPSFSSAPVMFTLLSPSLNLPDPNATAVKGRCVSHAALQHTLDSASSVASTLIPSTSHKRRHLSRCHPCCTRHSSRSCGRKRKHSPSSSLSSSWSSDSSCEPVREKRSRRETRNSAKSEQLLKMVQEKLEAQQKDMQVQWSTIERRLDILEKRSPNDAPNLVSQVEQGQQTGIAACSGSVSFANAVKQEDAQIDISHSLKSSSLQHMSSVPDVTLEELQNLIVRAAKRLGIDFPISQSNSQHPVMVPEFEDSVQSTWANPASSQAFRPVFSELYKLHESQAQPYEHMPQVNELMSTIFQAVMPTRNGEHPVTPEHWKFTEALADNSYETAGMLAKTANYLRYLSDYQKHLLAEISENPSPQRLTDVLSELKLIGEFMFQLSSHQAELSGRIMAASVALKRQIWMAKTNCTDSLKVAFADLPFVVETRK; encoded by the coding sequence ATGGCAAATACGGTGGTGAAATTTACCTGGTGTTCGTGCCGCAACTATAAAATCCAGTCCAAAGACACACACGAGAAGTGTTTAATCTGCCTGGGAATTCAACACGCCAAGGAGGCTGTCCTGGAATATGGAAAATGTCCACACTGTGCCAAGATGGACTGGAGTACTTGTATCAAGCGTCTCACCAAGGTGCAGGAGGTGATCCATCAGGAGGCCCAGCAGCGAAAAAATGAGGCGTCTCAAAACAGAAATCAGTCGAAACTTGAACCGGTCGCATCGTCTGCTACGGCTAAATCTGTGAAAGTCATGTGTGCTACACCTAATGTTTCGGAGGCCGAAACTGCTGCTTCAGCACCATCTTTTTCCTCTGCACCCGTCATGTTTACTCTTCTCTCACCGTCTTTGAACCTTCCTGACCCAAATGCTACAGCGGTTAAAGGTAGATGTGTTTCACATGCTGCCTTGCAGCATACGCTAGACTCGGCTTCATCTGTAGCGTCTACGTTGATACCTTcgacgtcacacaaaagacgcCATTTGTCTAGGTGTCACCCGTGCTGCACGAGACACTCGAGCAGGAGCTGCGGACGGAAACGAAAGCACTCCCCATCTTCATCCTTGTCCTCGTCTTGGAGTTCTGATTCCTCCTGCGAACCTGTCAGGGAGAAGAGGTCACGCCGGGAAACAAGGAATTCGGCAAAAAGTGAGCAGCTCCTTAAAATGGTGCAGGAGAAACTGGAAGCCCAacagaaagacatgcaggtacaGTGGAGCACCATTGAAAGAAGGCTTGATATCTTGGAGAAGAGGAGCCCAAACGATGCTCCAAATTTAGTTTCGCAAGTGGAGCAGGGACAACAGACAGGTATTGCTGCCTGTTCTGGATCAGTTTCCTTTGCGAATGCAGTGAAACAAGAAGATGCGCAAATCGATATCTCACATTCTTTAAAATCCAGTTCATTGCAGCACATGAGCTCAGTGCCTGATGTTACATTGGAAGAGCTGCAGAATCTCATAGTACGTGCAGCCAAACGATTGGGTATCGATTTTCCCATATCTCAAAGCAACTCACAAcatccagtgatggtgccagaGTTTGAGGATTCGGTTCAAAGTACATGGGCCAACCCGGCGAGCTCACAAGCCTTCAGGCCAGTGTTTTCTGAGTTGTACAAGCTTCATGAAAGCCAAGCTCAACCTTATGAACATATGCCTCAAGTCAACGAACTTATGTCGACCATCTTCCAAGCCGTCATGCCTACAAGAAACGGAGAACACCCCGTTACTCCTGAGCACTGGAAATTCACTGAAGCACTTGCAGATAACTCGTACGAAACCGCTGGCATGCTAGCAAAGACGGCTAATTATTTGCGATACTTGTCTGATTATCAGAAGCACCTTTTGGCAGAGATTTCTGAAAACCCGTCTCCTCAAAGGCTCACGGATGTTCTCAGCGAGCTTAAGCTCATCGGAGAGTTCATGTTTCAGCTCTCCTCACACCAGGCCGAACTTTCTGGAAGGATCATGGCAGCATCCGTGGCTCTTAAACGGCAGATATGGATGGCCAAAACCAACTGCACTGATTCGCTAAAAGTTGCGTTTGCGGATCTTCCGTTCGTGGTCGAGACTCGAAAATAG
- the surf2 gene encoding surfeit locus protein 2, whose protein sequence is MEDLPADLREFLQNQPFLELTKDKKVKCLLNGHEFPCNLAELQNFISGKKFKKLCAGEEFNYSQYEPHLVPSTKQPNHLFCKLTLRHINQLPHHVLRHVGGKRFKKALAQYEECIKQGVEFVPVRLRQKKPPRDTDDAMDSRSERGSKNKHKQKDKRKQDSGIWAPSSSEGEGSDSEDSMSDLYPSTLFTLKTEGQQKMEEDKDEFQTDDDDDDDMEVSEREEEKQAAQKRKKVQAAGFNKKLKKNKKRNGFKGINKVKNGK, encoded by the exons ATGGAGGACTTGCCTGCAGATTTACGTGAATTTCTACAAAATCAACCTTTCCTAGAGCTCACTAAAGACAAAAAG GTCAAGTGCTTATTAAATGGCCACGAATTTCCATGCAACCTTGCAGAGCTACAGAACTTCATATCTGGAAAGAAATTCAAGAAGCTGTGTGCTGGAGAGGAATTTAACTACAGCCAGTATGAACCTCATTTGGTCCCGAGCACAAAGCAACC AAATCATCTTTTTTGCAAGCTGACCCTGAGACACATCAACCAGCTGCCTCATCATGTTCTCCGGCACGTTGGTGGAAAACGGTTCAAGAAAGCTCTAGCACAGT aTGAGGAATGTATAAAACAAGGTGTGGAGTTTGTTCCAGTCAGACTGAGGCAGAAAAAGCCACCGAGAGACACGGATGATGCCATGGATAGCAGGAGCGAACGAGGGAGCAAGAACAAGCATAAGCAGAAAGACAAACGGAAGCAGGACAGCGGCATTTGGGCTCCGAGCTCCAGCGAGGGAGAAGGCAGCGACTCCGAGGACAGCATGTCCGATCTCTATCCTT ccaCATTGTTCACCCTAAAGACAGAGGGACAACAGAAGATGGAGGAAGACAAAGATGAATTCCagactgatgatgatgatgatgatgatatggagGTTTCTGAAAGGGAAGAAGAGAAACAGGCAGCACAGAAACGCAAAAAG GTCCAGGCTGCTGGTTTTAacaagaaattaaagaaaaacaaaaaaaggaacgGTTTCAAGGGCatcaataaagtaaaaaatggaaaataa
- the ciz1a gene encoding cdkn1a interacting zinc finger protein 1a isoform X2 — MFNPHHHQQQQQQQQFHQHLRQLQQLFQQQTPPPPPPPPPPPQPPPSHHIPHHHGGGRPMTVPGTAPPARMVNLCSATQTIIAPNPMLQGALLMQQMQGGMRSFAMGGQQFQQFFAAGSRSSILGPVPLGVAIKTPHMGFPPRHFNPHTRYFNNDFHSRQLDRKRENEHRPAICPDSQPGASSSRDETTAVAEVSSQPSTQQLDEPTAKKQRTEGPNDLLETETSPSTEYERAAEDPDTAECILEEDGTVAEAAEALEQSRAAEQGEGPKSPLKEADQQSTSSQSEPAGSVTVTDGKDETTRSSDGAKDATGGETANKFYCYICNITCHNQQNFQSHMNGLAHQQRMMEIQHMSNACLVTLLPRVQESLQGPRKDGEKRPGLQRWCPTCKIHFTVNVMDHRKTREHKICSRSSSPSCTVCKQHFRTSREFIEHMQSTEHKQHMEEVLKETGKGNLEDLGLEVCTVGPDEEGMESDEEEKMEEENGQEGLPVQMEVTLEDITEEEEFDSDTVYGSNFVIPVAGFLCRLCNEFYHYEASARRSHCKTHQHFENLKRYKALKIQEASALQASESVCTSSDLQTKDTGSPSGSSLSDPAISNSRLESTEAAADQENTTTTTSTSKENNNSGSSSSSTPPSPNQQPASGSPAQPRDTEEDAVTEEPEDEDVPTSVPEEKTSRGRGRTPARKRGRGGRRR; from the exons ATGTTCAACCCTCACCatcaccagcagcagcagcagcagcagcagtttcATCAGCACCTGCGTCAGCTCCAGCAGCTGTTCCAGCAGCAGACcccaccacctcctccacctcctcctccaccaccccAGCCTCCACCATCACATCATATCCCCCATCACCACGGGGGAGGCCG ACCAATGACCGTCCCGGGCACTGCGCCTCCTGCTCGCATGGTCAACCTGTGCTCTGCCACTCAAACCATCATCGCCCCTAATCCCATGCTGCAAGGCGCATTACTGATGCAGCAGATGCAAG GGGGCATGCGGAGCTTTGCCATGGGTGGACAGCAGTTCCAACAGTTTTTTGCTGCAGGCTCAAGATCTTCTATTTTGGGTCCCGTTCCACTAGGAGTTGCTATTAAGACTCCACATATGGGATTTCCTCCACGACATTTCAATCCTCATACTCGCTATTTCAACAAC GACTTTCATTCAAGGCAGCTGGACAGGAAGCGGGAGAACGAACACAGACCTGCAATTTGCCCTGACAGCCAGCCTGGGGCAAGCAGCAGCCGGG ATGAAACCACAGCAGTGGCAGAAGTCAGCAGCCAGCCGTCCACGCAGCAGCTGGATGAGCCAActgcaaagaaacaaagaacTGAAGG GCCGAACGATCTACTTGAGACTGAAACCTCTCCCAGTACCGAGTATGAACGCGCTGCTGAAGATCCTGACACTGCAG AATGCATACTGGAAGAAGACGGGACCGTGGCCGAGGCAGCCGAGGCACTGGAGCAAAGCCGGGCAGCTGAG CAGGGTGAAGGCCCCAAGTCCCCACTCAAAGAAGCAGATCAGCAGAGCACCTCAAGCCAGTCCGAGCCTGCAGGTTCAGTGACTGTCACTGACGGTAAAGACGAAACAACCAGGAGCAGTGATGGGGCTAAAGATGCAACAGGGGGAGAAACTGCTAACAAATTCTATTgctatatttgtaatattaccTGCCACAACCAACAA aaTTTCCAGAGCCATATGAACGGACTGGCACACCAGCAGAGGATGATGGAAATTCAGCACATGAGCAACGCCTGCCTTGTCACACTGCTGCCTCGTGTACAGGAGTCTCTGCAGGGACCACGTAAAGACGG AGAGAAAAGACCAGGCCTGCAGAGGTGGTGTCCCACCTGCAAAATCCACTTCACTGTTAATGTCATGGATCATCGTAAGACAAGGGAGCACAAG ATTTGTAGCCGTTCTTCAAGCCCCAGCTGCACTGTCTGTAAGCAGCATTTCAGAACATCGAGAGAGTTCATCGAACACATGCAGTCCACCGAGcacaaacagcacatggaggAG GTATTGAAAGAGACCGGGAAAGGGAACCTGGAAGATTTGGGTTTGGAGGTATGCACAGTTGGCCCTGATGAAGAAGGCATGGAAAGTGATGAGGAAGAGAAGATGGAAGAAGAAAACGGACAG GAAGGATTGCCTGTACAGATGGAGGTCACATTGGAAGATATAACGGAGGAGGAAGAGTTTGACTCCGACACAGTATATG GTTCCAACTTTGTAATTCCCGTGGCCGGGTTTCTGTGCCGACTGTGTAACGAGTTCTATCACTACGAGGCATCGGCACGGCGCTCTCACTGCAAAACACACCAACACTTTGAGAATCTAAAG AGATACAAGGCATTAAAGATTCAGGAAGCCTCAGCTTTACAGGCCTCAGAGTCCGTTTGCACCTCGTCGGACCTTCAAACCAAGGACACGGGGTCTCCTAGTGGTTCCTCTTTAAGTGACCCTGCCATCAGCAACAGTAGACTCGAGTCCACTGAAGCAGCTGCTGATCAGGAaaacaccactaccaccaccagcaccagcaaagaaaacaacaacagtggcagtagcagcagcagcacaccTCCTTCCCCTAACCAGCAACCCGCTTCTGGGTCTCCCGCCCAGCCCAGAGACACGGAGGAAGACGCGGTCACAGAAGAACCCGAAGATGAGGACGTTCCCACCAGTGTCCCTGAAGAGAAGACGAGCAGAGGGCGGGGTAGGACGCCTGCCAGGAAAAGAGGGAGGGGAGGAAGACGACGCTGA
- the bbln gene encoding UPF0184 protein C9orf16 homolog — protein MKMSGPNGDPEVTANEIIEDEDDFNEDEYAAINSMLDQINSCLDDLEERNDVLNGKLHELLESNRQARQEFRAQIDKKEAEEQKQLPSEG, from the exons ATGAAAATGTCAGGACCCAACGGAGATCCCGAGGTTACAGCTAATGAAATcattgaggatgaggatgatttTAATGAAGATG AATACGCCGCCATTAACTCCATGCTGGATCAGATCAACTCATGCCTGGACGATTTGGAGGAAAGGAACGACGTGCTGAACGGAAAACTGCACGAGCTCCTGGAGTCCAACCGTCAGGCTCGTCAGGAGTTTCGAGCTCAGATCGACAAAAAGGAAGCAGAAGAGCAGAAACAGCTGCCGTCTGAGGGATGA